The nucleotide window CAAGCCTCAGCCACGCCGATCTCCCTGCGTCCGAGCACCCGCGTCAGGAGTGCGGATTCCACCGGATGCAGGGATTCGCGCGTCGGCTTGCCTGTAGCGGCCAGATATTCTCCGGTCCACCGCTTCCTCCAGACGATCAGGTCCAGCTTCAGCAACCGCGCCACCGCGAGTTGGGTGACACGCGGCGCACCACCTGCCAGAAAGGCGATGTCGAAGGGATCGGTCAGCGTGCGCGGATTCGGTGCGCCTTCGAACCGTTTGGCCAACCGCTCGGATCGCTGGCTGGTCCAGATCATCGCGCCGACGAAGGCCGCGAGGTAGAACACAAGGAACGCCGGGCCATTCCAATCGAAGATCGGAATCGAGGCGGGGTTCAGGGTCGTTGTCAGTGTTGTCATGCAAAAGGCGAATGCCCGCCACGCCGGAACGGCCAGAACTTCGGCACCAGCCAGAAGCGCGCGGGCTCGAACCAACGCGCCCCGCTGCCACCGGACTTCTTCGCACCGGGTGCCGGCCACAGATCGGCCGGGGGATCTTCGTCGAAATGAAAACGGTAGCTTTCCAGCGTGCGGGAGTACCAGTCGTGGAACTTCATCCGCTCGTCCCGGCCGCCCTGAGACGGCTCGTGATGAAGATCGAATGCCAGCACCTCCCTGCACAACCGCTGCCAGTAGCTGCGGGTGTAGAGCAGGTGCAGATGCCAGGCATGATCCACCGGCTCCGAGGGGGACACCGGATGACCCGCAACCGCCGCGAGAAAAAGGAAGCGCTTGTATTCGCGAAGCACCCGTGCAGTCTCGGCGTGGGTCCAGCCCTGCTCCTTCGCGAGGCGGGCGGAGAAAGGATGGCCCGCATCCGGCTCATCCAAGGGGAAGGCCTCCAAGCGGCTCCACAAAATCATGTGCACTTCCAGCACGTCTCCCGTCTAACGGGTTGCCCGATTCCGAACAAGTGAGTGGTTTCCACACACAAGCGTGTCTCCGCGATTGACCGGATACGCCGGAGAGATAAGGTGTTCGTTCCTTCATGCGTCACTGATCCCCCAGTCTTGTCCGCCGTCGTTCCCTCATCCGGGAGCCAGCGGGCCTGTGTCTGGAAAATCCCGAAGTGTATGTCCGGCTGCACGTTTGCAGCCGCGGTGCGGTGGTATGTGCCATTCCGCTTCGCTCTCCTTACGGGTTTTTCGCGCGCACATATCGCGCCCTTTTTCCTCATGAACTCCGATCGATCCGAATCTTCAGACCATGCCAGCATTCCGCACGCGGGCTCCTTTGAATCCACCACTCCCCTTATCCCATGAACCCCCACCGAGATCCGAAATACGCGGCCGAGAAACGCTTGCGCGCCCTCGAGCTCGAAAGCCGCCGTTTGTGGCGGCTCAAACATGACACCCCTCTTGTCCCCCTTGAAACTCCCTACCCACGGGGGTGGATCCGCTGGCTCGAGTGGACTCCAGAAGCCATGAGGCGCTCTGATGCCTCCAAACTCCATGAGGTCCTTCCTCTGATCCAGAATCGCGAATGGTCTAGGTGGAGTGACTTCACGCACTATGACCGCATCCTGAGGAGAAGGGATGATCCGGGGCACGGTCCCCGGAAGTTCTCCCTGAAAGAATTCAAGCGCCTCCATGTCCGGCAGGGCCTGAGAGTCTATTTCGAAACCCACCGGCGCATCCCGTTGAATACACCCGGGTATTTCGCGGAACTAAAAAAGATCAGTTGGGGTGGATTCATCCGCTTCCGCCATCCCGAATATCTGGTTTCAAAAAAGGCGCCTTACATGGTGACCCATCAGGTTGTCCTGTTGCCTGAGGTGGAATCCCGTCTCAGCGAAATCGAACGAATCATCGATTGTCAGGGAGGGCATCGCAAAATCCTCCGAATCTTCGGTGAACGCGACTGGTATCGGGTTCCATTCGATCGCTACAAACGACTCAACCGAATCCATCTGAAGGAAATGAGGGAGGCAAAAGAGCAATGGTTCATGGAACAAGGCGCGGCGCGATCCGCGCCTTTTTCTTTGCCCGCGTGGCAGCCCGGCCGCATCCTCCCGCCGTGGACGACTTGTTTGCCAAACCGAAACCTGCGGAGCCGAAGGCGCTTTCGGTCACGCAGTTGCTGCGGCGCATCAAGAACGTCATCGAAGTCCAGGTCGGCGAGCTGTGGATCGAGGGCGAGGTTTCCAATCTCAAAAAACAGGCCAGCGGCCATTGGTACTTCTCGCTGAAGGACGAGGGCGCGCAGATCCAGTGCGCGATGTTCGGCGCACGGAAGCGCCAGGGCCATGAAGCCTTGGAAGACGGAGCCAAGGTCCGCGTGTTCGCGGAGGCCAGCGTCTATGAAGCCCGCGGCCAGCTCCAGATCATCGTCCAGAAGGCGGAGCGAGCCGGACTCGGCGATCTCCAGGCCCGCTTCGAGGCCTTGAAGCGGAAGCTCCACGCCGAGGGCCTCTTCGATGCGGAGCGCAAGAAGCCGCTGCCGAAGTTTCCACGCCTCGTCGGCATCGTGACCTCCGACACCGGCGCGGCAATCCGCGATATTCTCAACGTCATCGAACGCCGCGCGCCATGGGTGCAGCCGGTGCTGATGCCCGTCCGCGTCCAGGGCAAGGGCGCGGAGTTTGAAATCGCCCGCGCCATCGAGCGCATGGCGAACCCGGAGCAACATGGCATTCCGCGCTGCGATGTGCTGATCGTGGGTCGCGGTGGCGGCTCGATCGAGGACCTATGGTGCTTCAATGAGGAAATCGTGGCCCGCGCCATCGCCGCCTCTGTGATTCCGATCATTTCGGCAGTCGGCCATGAGATCGATTTCACCATCGCCGATTTCGTGGCGGACCTGCGCGCGCCCACTCCCAGTGCCGCCGCCGAACTCGCCGTCCCGGATGGTGCGGAGCTCATCGCACGACTCACCCAGATGGGCCGCCGCATGAACCGTCAGGTCTTGGAACGGCTCCTGACCGCCACCCGCGCACTGGATGCTCTCAAGCGCGGTCCTCTCCAGCGTGGCGGCGAACGCCTGCTGCGCGAGCCCAGCCAGCGGGTCGATTCCCTGCGCGCGCGACTCGACCGTGTTGTCGCCGCAACATTGGATGCGAAGGCAGCGAGCTTCGCCGAAGCCCGTGCCAACCACCGCGCCCATCACCCGGCAAAGGTGCTGGAACGCCGGACCGAACGTGTCGCCGTACTCGGCAAGCAACTCCTCCGGCTGGTGAGCGAAGGCATCGAAACCCGCCAACGGCGGCTCGCCCACGTGGCGGGGCTGCTCCGAACCCTCGGCCCGGATTCCGCGTTCCAGAGAGGATTCACCATTACCCTTGATGAACAAGGGCATCTCATCCGCTCCGCCACAACGGTGGTGAAGGGAAGCATGATCCTCACCCGCTTTGCGGACGGCGAGGTTTCCAGCGTCGTGAACCACGACACCTCCCCATAAAAAATCCTCCGGCGGCGGACCACCGGAGGACTAAAAAACAAACAGCATCCGATCAGTTGATCGGTGTTACCGGGATGTCCTTCTTGCCAAAAACCGCCATACCCGGACCCGCCTTCACGAAAATCTGATCCGGCTGCACTTTCTTCTTCTCCCACCGGATTCCAGCGGTGGCTCCATAGCGGAGACCCGAGTCAAAAACGCGCACCTGCGCGTTCTGCGGATAGTAGTAAAAGGCATCCTTGTCCTCCTTCTCCGGCTGATAAACTGCTTTCGGGAACGAGTATTTTTTCAACAGGATCCCATCACCCCATGTGAATTCATTCACCCGCAACCCTTTCGCCTGCGGGGTCGAGGTGATGGCTTGAGGACGTGGCCCACAGGACACGACCAACGCCGTGGCGGCGAACACCAGTGGCAAGTTGATCAAGCGGTGCATGTCAGTTGAGGGCTACAAGCTTCTGCTGGACTTCGGCCGGCAACGTGTTGCGGTCGACGATGTGGAGCTTCTGCCCATGGCCATTGTCGAGGGAGGCAAGGGGCGAAAGATTCGCGGTGACGGATTCGTCCAACCTCCACATCGCGCCCGAGGAGGGGTCGACCGCCAGCATGCCGATCAGGCCGCCCGGAAGGATAAGATTACCCATATACCATCCATTCATGTTGGCCGCGATATGCAGAGTCTGTTTCGGATATCCCTTCTTGGATACTTCCACCACATAGGCAGCCGGTCGGAAGTAGCCAAAAGAGGAGGGCAGGGTCAAGGTGGTGGGGGTCACTCCGCGGTGAACCGTTTCACCGTTTTCCTTTTTGATCACCAGCTCGGCTCCAGACGGATTGCTGTTGAAAGTAACCGGCCAGTGGGACTTGCTGACGATGGTCGCACAGCTTGTGAAAAGGACGCAGGGGAGACAAACAAACAATTTGAACTTCATGTCGCGCGGACGCTGCTGTTAGCCAACGACGGCAGTCAACCCAAATGCTGGAATGACAGCATTTTTCACATGATTTTCATGAAAGGGAGCTGCCGGAAACCTCATCTCCTCGTCTGAGACGGACTTTGTCAGTTTCTACGGATCTCCGGACTATTCCCGACAAGCGCCCTTTTCCGGGGTCCCTTTTCCTTGACCCGTCGGGCTGGTCCCCTAGCGTCGCGCCGATTCCCGAAAGCCATGAACATCCACGAGTACCAGGCGAAAGAACTTTTCGACCGTTTCCAGGTTCCCAGCCCCAAGGGCCGGGTGGCATCCACTCCCGAAGAAGCGGCGGCCGCCGCCCGGGAATTCGCAGGCGCCCAGCTTGTCATCAAGGCCCAGGTGCATGCCGGTGGCCGCGGCAAGGGCCATTTCAAGAATGGCTTCAAGGGTGGCGTCCACCTCATCGAGTCGCCGGAGCAGGCCGCCGAGTTCGCGGAGAAGATGCTCAATGAAACGCTCGTGACCGTGCAGACCGGCGAGGCCGGCCGCGTGGTCCGCAAGGTGATGGTGGCCGAGGCCGTGGACATCACCCACGAATACTACCTCGCGATCCTCATGGACCGCGCCACCTCCCGCCCGGTCATCGTGGTCTCCACCGAAGGTGGCATGAGCATCGAGGACGTGGCCCACAATACCCCGGAGAAGATCGTCCGCCAGTTCATCCACCCGGTGCTCGGTCTCCAGCCCTACGAAACGCGCAAGCTGACCGCCGCGCTCGGCCTGACCGGTGACAATGCCAAGCAGTTCGCGAAGCTCCTTTCCAATCTCTACAAGCTCTTCATCTCCTGCGACTGTGCGATGGTGGAGATCAACCCGCTGGTCACCACCCCGGATGGCCGCGTGCTGGCCCTCGATGCCAAGTTCGGCTTCGACGACAACGCGCTCTACCGCCACCCGGACATCGTCGCCATGCGCGACAAGGAAGAGGAAGACCCGCGCGAGGTCGCCGCTTCCGAGTATGAGCTCAACTACATCGGCCTCGATGGCAACATCGCCTGCCTCGTGAACGGCGCGGGCCTCGCGATGGCCACCATGGACATCATCAAGCACTACGGCGGCGAACCGGCCAACTTCCTCGACGTGGGTGGCGGCGCTTCCAAAGAGCAGGTCACCGCGGCCTTCAAGATCATCCTGGCCGACCCGAACGTGAAGGGCATTCTGATCAACATCTTCGGCGGCATCATGGACTGCAACGTCATCGCCGAGGGCGTGATCGCCGCGGCGAAAGAAACCGGCCTTCCCATCCCGCTCGTTGTCCGCCTCGAAGGCAACAACGTCGAGAAGGGCAAGGAAACCCTCGCCGCCAGCGGCCTGAACATCGTCTCCGCCGATACCATGGCGGATGGTGCGCAGAAGATCGTCGCCGCGGTCAGCTGAAATCGAACCTTCCGGCAAGCCATGAGCGGAATCGGAATCAAGGAAGCGGCCTTCACCGGCTACCCGGCCACGGATATGTCCGCAGCCCGGAAGTTCTACGGTGAAATCCTCGGACTGCCGGAAGGCATGGTCTTTGAACACGAGGGCGTCGTCGGCTGGGTGGAGTATTCCATCACGGGCGGCCATACCCTCGCGATCACCCAGGCCAATGACCAATGGCAGCCCAGCCCGAACGGCGGCGGCCTCTGCTTCGAAGTGGAGGACCTCGATGCCGCCGTGGCGAACCTGGACCAGCAGGGCGTGACCATCGTCCTCCCGGTCCAGGAATTCCCCGTCTGCCGCCTCGCCCTGATCGCCGATCCCTCCGGGAACACCATCGCGCTTCATCAGAAGAAGCCGAATCATCCCGAGTGCTCCTGCTGAACCACTGAATCCTTCAACCCACTTTTCCCATGTCCATTCTCGTTGACGAAAACACCAAGCTCCTTGTCCAGGGGATCACCGGCAGCTTCGGCGCGCGCCACGCGTCGCTCTCGCTCGCCTACGGCACCAAGCTCGTGGCCGGCGTGACGCCGGGCAAGGGCGGCCAGAAGTTCGAGGACGTCGTGCCGATCTTCGACACCGTCTCGCAGGCCGTGAATGAAACCGGCGCGACCGCGTCCGCCATCTTCGTGCCGCCGCCATTCGCCGCCGATGCCATCCTCGAAGCCGCCGACGCCGGCGTGGAACTCATCGTCTGTATCACCGAAGGCATTCCGGTGATGGACATGATGCGCGTGAAGGACGCCCTGCGTGGCTCCAAGTCCCGCCTCATCGGCCCGAACTGCCCCGGTCTCGTGACCCCGGGCCGTGGCGAGAAATCGCACGGCGGCTGCCGCATCGGCATCGCTCCGGGCTACATCCACAAGCGCGGCAATGTGGGCGTGGTTTCCCGCTCCGGCACCCTCACCTATGAGGCCGTATGGCAGCTCACGCAGCTCGGCTACGGCCAGAGCACCTGCGTCGGCATCGGTGGTGACCCGATCAACGGCACCAACCACCTCGACGTGCTCGAGATGTTCAACAACGACCCGGAAACCGAAGCCATCATCATGATCGGCGAAATCGGTGGCTCGGCCGAAGTCGACGCCGCCCGCTGGGCCAAGGAGAACTGCAAAAAGCCGATCGCCGGTTTCATCGCCGGTGCCACCGCACCTCCGGGACGCCGCATGGGCCACGCCGGTGCGATCGTCGGCGGTGAGGAAGACACCGCGCAGGCCAAGAAGCGCATCCTCGCCGAGTGCGGCATCGCCGTCGCCGAGACCCCGAGCGACATGGCGAAGACCCTGCTCGAGCGCTGGGGCAAGTAAGCCTCCGCTTCAGATCATCATCACGAAAAAGCCGGTGGGGAAACCCACCGGCTTTTTCTTTGGCTGCCATTCGCTGTAGTCGGAGCGCGGACTTCAGTCCGCGCTCCGACTACAGCAAACAACTCCTTTCCAGGATCACGCCGACTTCCGCCGGAACATGATTGCAGCGAGGGTCATCGTGCCGAAGCCGATGATGATCAGCGGCAGGATCAGCGACCACACGCGCTCCACAGACGCGTCCTTCAGGAACACGCCCTTCACGATTTCCACGAAGTGGCGCACCGGGTTCGGCCAGGTGGCGATCTGGAGCCAGTGCGGCATGTTCTCCACTGGTGCGGCAAAGCCCGAGAGCATCATCGCCGGCATCATGAAGGAGAACGCTCCGAGGAAGGCCTGCTGCTGCGTGCTGCACAGCGAGGAGATGAACAGGCCGACGCCCACTAGAGACAACGCGTAGAAAAACATCCCCACATAAAGAAGCAACAGGCTGCCACGGAACGGCACGTGATACGCGAATACCGCAGCACAGAGGATGATGGTCGCTTGGAAGAACGCCACGATCATCGCGGGCACGGCTTTCCCGATCATGATCATCTCCGGGGTGAGCGGTGATACGAGCAACTGGTCGAAGGTGCCCTGTTCGCGTTCTCGCGCGACCGAGAGCGCGGTTAGCACCAGCGCGCCGATGGTGGTGATGACGGCCACCAGATTCGGCAGCGTGAAGTTCCGGTAGACCAGGTTCTCGTTGAACCAATAACGACTCACCACTTCGGACGGTTGAACCTGTCCGGTTGCAGCCATTCGATCCTTAGTGAAGCCCTCCACGATGCCTTGCAAGTAACCGAAAGCGATCTGCGCGCTATTCGAGCGACGTCCGTCCAGCAATACTTGGACCTGTGGCCCCTTACCCGCCGCAAGATCACGCGAGAAATCCTCCGGGATGCTCACGGCGAGCAAGGCTTCACGGGTCTCGATCTCCTCCGTCATCTGTTGCTGGCTGGTGACAGGGATCACATTCGTGAAGGCGGTGGATTTCGCGAACCGCTGCACCAGCTCCGTCGCGGGAACACCGGAGTCGCGGTTGTAGATCGCGATCGAGGCGTTCGTCACATCCAGGGTAGCGGCGAAAGGGAACAGCAGCGTTTGGAGCAACACCGGCATCAGCAGCAGGGCGCGGCTCGAGGGATTCCCAAGGATCGATTGGAGTTCCTTGAGCACAAGGGCATGGATGCGGTGGAAGAAGTTCATGGCCGTAGTTCACTCCATGCGACGCCGGGTCAGTCTCGCGGTCAGCCCGATAAAGAAGATCGAGGAAAGGATCAGCATCCCGATGTCCGGCAACAGCAGGCTCCAGCGCGTGCCCGCCTGGAACAGGGTCTGAATGGATGACACGAAGTAACGCGCGGGAATGAGATGCGTCACGCCGCGCAGGAACACCGGCATGCTGGCGATCTCGTAGATAAAGCCGGAGAGCATCATCGCCGGGAGGAACGCAGCATTCAGCGCGGCTTGCGCGGCATTGAACTGGTTGCGCGTGCCGGTCGAAATTGCGAGACCAATGCCCAGCACACTCAGCAGGAAAAACGAGCCGACCACGAACAAGGCCAGCAGCGATCCACGGAACGGCACGTGCAGCACCCATCGCGAAGCCGCCACGCACAACAGCAGCGAAACCATGCCGAGCACGTAGTAGGGAATGATCTTGCTCAGCAGCAGCTCCGTGCGTGTCACCGGGGAAGCGAGCAACGCCTCCATCGTGCCGCGCTCCCATTCACGCGCCACCACCAGCGAGGTCAGCAGCGCGCCGATCACCGTCATGATGACCGTGATCGATCCCGGGATGAGAAAGTTCCGGCTCTCCGCGGAAGGATTGAACCAATAGCGCGGCTCCAGGCTGACCTGCTCGGGCACCTCCCGTCCATGATCCGCGGCGTTCTGCCGCAGCCACGTCTGCCACACGCCGCTCACGATGGAGGTGACGAACTGCGCCGTGTTCGGCTCCGAGCCATCCGCCACCACCTGCACCGGCGCGGTGTCCGAACGGCTCTGAAGGCGGCGCGAAAAATCCTGCGGGATCACCACGAAACCGCGGATCCGGGAATCCGTCATGTCCCGGCTCATGGCATCACGCGACCGGTAGTGCCGCACATCGAGCGAAGGCGAGGCCATCATCGCGGAATCGAAGCCACTGGCCTCCACACCGGTCGCCTCATTCAGTACCCCGATGCGCAGCTTCGGCACATCAAGGTTGATGCCATAGCCGAAGATGAAAAGCATGACGACCGGCAACACGAAGGCGATGAGATTACTACTGGGATCGCGGAAGATCTGGAGCGTTTCCTTCCAGCACAGCGCACGCAGACGTCGGAACGAGAGCACGTTCATGTCTCCTCCTTTCCGGTGACGAGGCGGATGAAGGCATCCTCCATCGAGGGATCGGGATCATCCTCGCTGGCCACACTGGCTTTCAATTCATCCGGCGTGCCATTGGCGATGAGCTGGCCGCGGAATACGAGTCCGATGCGATCGCAATACTCCGCCTCATCCATGAAGTGGGTGGTGACCATGACCGTCACGCCGCGCTCCACCAGCCCGTTGATGTGGGTCCAGAACTCGCGGCGCGTCACCGGATCGACGCCCGAAGTCGGTTCATCGAGAAACAGGATATCCGGCTCATGCATCACCGAGCACGCCAGTGCGAGACGCTGCTTGTAGCCGAGCGAGAGCGATTCCGTGCGGGCATTGAGGAACGGTTTCAGGTGGAAGATCTCCACCATGTCCGCAATACGCTCCTGCTGCTGCTTTCCGGAAAGCCCGTAGATGCCGGAGAAGAAGGCAAGGTTCTGCGCGACGGTGATGCTGCCATAGAGCGAGAACTTCTGCGCCATGTAACCGAGCTTCTGCCGCGCCTTGCCCGCACTGTGACGCAGATCCAAGCCGACGACTTTCGCCGTGCCGTTGGTCGGCACCAACAGGCCGCACATCATTTTGAAGGTGGTCGATTTGCCCGCACCGTTCGGACCGAGAAGACCGTAAATCTCTCCACGTTCGACCTGGAATGTGACATCATTGGTGGCTTTGAAATCGCCGAACTGCTTGGTGAGGTTCGCCGCCTCGATGACCGTGCTGCCATCGCGCGGAATCTCCCGCGTGTGCTTGGCCAGAATCGATTCGCCCTCCGGACCTCCACCGAGCAGGTCGATGAAGGCATCCTCGAAGCGCGGTTTCACCGGTGCCCATTCCGCTTCCGAGCCCGCGCCAATTTCCCGGGGATCGAATGGTTGTGATCCCTTTTGGAAAGTCAGACGCAAATTGTGCCCTTGGATCGTGCCATCCGTGACCTCCGGTCGGGATAGGGCTTTGGTGAGCAGACGGCGCTTGCCTTCATGGAGATTCTTCAGATGGAAGCAGCGGCCCGCCAGCGGTTCCGCGATTTCACGCGGTGTGCCGCTGAAGAGCATCTTCCCTTCGTTCAACACCAGCGTGGTTCCGCACAGTTCCGCCTCGTCCAGATACGCCGTGCTCCATACCACCGCGATGCCCTGGTTCACGAGGTCCTCAACCATGCTCCACAGTTCCTTGCGGGAAATCGGATCGACACCCACACCGGGTTCATCGAGCAACAGCAGATCCGGCTTGCCCAACAACGCGCAGGCCAGACCGAGTTTCTGCTTCATGCCGCCGGAGAGTTTGCCCGCGAAGCGTTTGGTGAAACGCTTCAGGTCGGTGAAGGTCAACAGGCGCTCGAACGCCTCCTCGCGTTCCGCTCCGATCACATTGCGCAGATCCGCCTGCAGCGTGAGATTCTCGATCACCGTGAGATCCTCATAGAGACCGAACTTCTGTGGCATGTAGCCGACACGGCCACGGATCTCCGCCGCGTCTTCGATCGGATCGCAGCCGAGCGTCCTCACACTGCCCGCCTTGGGTTCGAGCAATCCGGCGATCAGGCGCAGCAAGGTGGTCTTGCCCGCGCCATCCGGACCCGCGAGGCCGGTGATCACACCGGTACGGATCTCACCGGAGACAGCATCCAATGCGGGAGCCGCCATGCCGGGAAAGGTTTTCACCAATCCCTCGAAGCTGACCACGACCTCGGACATTACTTCTCCGGAATATTGGACAGACGGAGCGTCACCGGCATGCCTTGGCGCAACGAGCCATCCGAATCCTCCACCACCACCCGCATGCGATAGACCAGCGAGGTGCGGAGTTCCTTCGTCTCCACCGATTTCGGCGTGAACTCAGCCGATGGCGCGACGAAACCAACCGTACCTTTATAAGCATGGTCCGGCTTGCCATCCGTGAAGAGTTCCACCTTCGTGCCGGGCGGGAACTTGCCAAGATCCGGCTCCGAAACATAAGCGCGGACCCACA belongs to Luteolibacter ambystomatis and includes:
- a CDS encoding glycine-rich domain-containing protein, whose protein sequence is MILWSRLEAFPLDEPDAGHPFSARLAKEQGWTHAETARVLREYKRFLFLAAVAGHPVSPSEPVDHAWHLHLLYTRSYWQRLCREVLAFDLHHEPSQGGRDERMKFHDWYSRTLESYRFHFDEDPPADLWPAPGAKKSGGSGARWFEPARFWLVPKFWPFRRGGHSPFA
- the xseA gene encoding exodeoxyribonuclease VII large subunit gives rise to the protein MDDLFAKPKPAEPKALSVTQLLRRIKNVIEVQVGELWIEGEVSNLKKQASGHWYFSLKDEGAQIQCAMFGARKRQGHEALEDGAKVRVFAEASVYEARGQLQIIVQKAERAGLGDLQARFEALKRKLHAEGLFDAERKKPLPKFPRLVGIVTSDTGAAIRDILNVIERRAPWVQPVLMPVRVQGKGAEFEIARAIERMANPEQHGIPRCDVLIVGRGGGSIEDLWCFNEEIVARAIAASVIPIISAVGHEIDFTIADFVADLRAPTPSAAAELAVPDGAELIARLTQMGRRMNRQVLERLLTATRALDALKRGPLQRGGERLLREPSQRVDSLRARLDRVVAATLDAKAASFAEARANHRAHHPAKVLERRTERVAVLGKQLLRLVSEGIETRQRRLAHVAGLLRTLGPDSAFQRGFTITLDEQGHLIRSATTVVKGSMILTRFADGEVSSVVNHDTSP
- the sucC gene encoding ADP-forming succinate--CoA ligase subunit beta, giving the protein MNIHEYQAKELFDRFQVPSPKGRVASTPEEAAAAAREFAGAQLVIKAQVHAGGRGKGHFKNGFKGGVHLIESPEQAAEFAEKMLNETLVTVQTGEAGRVVRKVMVAEAVDITHEYYLAILMDRATSRPVIVVSTEGGMSIEDVAHNTPEKIVRQFIHPVLGLQPYETRKLTAALGLTGDNAKQFAKLLSNLYKLFISCDCAMVEINPLVTTPDGRVLALDAKFGFDDNALYRHPDIVAMRDKEEEDPREVAASEYELNYIGLDGNIACLVNGAGLAMATMDIIKHYGGEPANFLDVGGGASKEQVTAAFKIILADPNVKGILINIFGGIMDCNVIAEGVIAAAKETGLPIPLVVRLEGNNVEKGKETLAASGLNIVSADTMADGAQKIVAAVS
- a CDS encoding VOC family protein; its protein translation is MSGIGIKEAAFTGYPATDMSAARKFYGEILGLPEGMVFEHEGVVGWVEYSITGGHTLAITQANDQWQPSPNGGGLCFEVEDLDAAVANLDQQGVTIVLPVQEFPVCRLALIADPSGNTIALHQKKPNHPECSC
- the sucD gene encoding succinate--CoA ligase subunit alpha; this translates as MSILVDENTKLLVQGITGSFGARHASLSLAYGTKLVAGVTPGKGGQKFEDVVPIFDTVSQAVNETGATASAIFVPPPFAADAILEAADAGVELIVCITEGIPVMDMMRVKDALRGSKSRLIGPNCPGLVTPGRGEKSHGGCRIGIAPGYIHKRGNVGVVSRSGTLTYEAVWQLTQLGYGQSTCVGIGGDPINGTNHLDVLEMFNNDPETEAIIMIGEIGGSAEVDAARWAKENCKKPIAGFIAGATAPPGRRMGHAGAIVGGEEDTAQAKKRILAECGIAVAETPSDMAKTLLERWGK
- a CDS encoding ABC transporter permease, with protein sequence MNFFHRIHALVLKELQSILGNPSSRALLLMPVLLQTLLFPFAATLDVTNASIAIYNRDSGVPATELVQRFAKSTAFTNVIPVTSQQQMTEEIETREALLAVSIPEDFSRDLAAGKGPQVQVLLDGRRSNSAQIAFGYLQGIVEGFTKDRMAATGQVQPSEVVSRYWFNENLVYRNFTLPNLVAVITTIGALVLTALSVAREREQGTFDQLLVSPLTPEMIMIGKAVPAMIVAFFQATIILCAAVFAYHVPFRGSLLLLYVGMFFYALSLVGVGLFISSLCSTQQQAFLGAFSFMMPAMMLSGFAAPVENMPHWLQIATWPNPVRHFVEIVKGVFLKDASVERVWSLILPLIIIGFGTMTLAAIMFRRKSA
- a CDS encoding ABC transporter permease, which codes for MNVLSFRRLRALCWKETLQIFRDPSSNLIAFVLPVVMLFIFGYGINLDVPKLRIGVLNEATGVEASGFDSAMMASPSLDVRHYRSRDAMSRDMTDSRIRGFVVIPQDFSRRLQSRSDTAPVQVVADGSEPNTAQFVTSIVSGVWQTWLRQNAADHGREVPEQVSLEPRYWFNPSAESRNFLIPGSITVIMTVIGALLTSLVVAREWERGTMEALLASPVTRTELLLSKIIPYYVLGMVSLLLCVAASRWVLHVPFRGSLLALFVVGSFFLLSVLGIGLAISTGTRNQFNAAQAALNAAFLPAMMLSGFIYEIASMPVFLRGVTHLIPARYFVSSIQTLFQAGTRWSLLLPDIGMLILSSIFFIGLTARLTRRRME
- a CDS encoding ATP-binding cassette domain-containing protein → MSEVVVSFEGLVKTFPGMAAPALDAVSGEIRTGVITGLAGPDGAGKTTLLRLIAGLLEPKAGSVRTLGCDPIEDAAEIRGRVGYMPQKFGLYEDLTVIENLTLQADLRNVIGAEREEAFERLLTFTDLKRFTKRFAGKLSGGMKQKLGLACALLGKPDLLLLDEPGVGVDPISRKELWSMVEDLVNQGIAVVWSTAYLDEAELCGTTLVLNEGKMLFSGTPREIAEPLAGRCFHLKNLHEGKRRLLTKALSRPEVTDGTIQGHNLRLTFQKGSQPFDPREIGAGSEAEWAPVKPRFEDAFIDLLGGGPEGESILAKHTREIPRDGSTVIEAANLTKQFGDFKATNDVTFQVERGEIYGLLGPNGAGKSTTFKMMCGLLVPTNGTAKVVGLDLRHSAGKARQKLGYMAQKFSLYGSITVAQNLAFFSGIYGLSGKQQQERIADMVEIFHLKPFLNARTESLSLGYKQRLALACSVMHEPDILFLDEPTSGVDPVTRREFWTHINGLVERGVTVMVTTHFMDEAEYCDRIGLVFRGQLIANGTPDELKASVASEDDPDPSMEDAFIRLVTGKEET